From Streptomyces sp. Edi4, one genomic window encodes:
- a CDS encoding TIGR03364 family FAD-dependent oxidoreductase, with translation MRVIVVGAGVVGTTHAWHAVERGHEVVHIERESEARGASLRNFGQIWVSGRAGGEELATALRARELWEEIGQRVPGLGFRANGSLTPLRTDLEVAVAEAAAARDDAAERGYRLVTADRARALNPALRGDFRAALWCERDAAVEPRTAQLALKQALLASGRYTYLGGREVREVLEGPGGHAVRDDHGERHTGDAVILCTGAWLGGLVRELVPDLPVRRVRLQMMQTAPLGEPLTTSVADADSFRYYPAYAGDALDALNAGQAQEPAAAAHRMQLLMVQRADGGLTIGDTHEYEHPFAFDVTEEPYDHLTRVVESFLGRPLPAIRRRWAGVYAQCVDTTRVVHRQRVSDGVWLVTGPGGRGMTCSPAIAERTANELDW, from the coding sequence GTGAGAGTCATCGTCGTAGGAGCCGGCGTGGTGGGAACCACACACGCCTGGCACGCAGTGGAACGCGGCCACGAGGTCGTACACATCGAGCGCGAGAGCGAGGCCCGCGGCGCCTCGCTGCGCAACTTCGGCCAGATCTGGGTCAGCGGCCGCGCGGGCGGTGAGGAACTGGCCACCGCCCTGCGCGCCCGCGAGCTGTGGGAGGAGATCGGCCAACGCGTCCCCGGCCTGGGCTTTCGCGCCAACGGCTCGCTGACCCCGCTGCGTACGGACCTGGAGGTGGCCGTGGCCGAGGCCGCGGCGGCCCGCGACGACGCTGCCGAGCGCGGCTACCGGCTCGTCACCGCCGACCGGGCCCGCGCCCTCAACCCCGCTCTGCGCGGCGACTTCAGGGCCGCCCTGTGGTGCGAAAGGGATGCCGCGGTGGAGCCCCGTACCGCGCAACTCGCCCTGAAACAGGCCTTGTTGGCATCCGGGCGCTACACCTACCTGGGCGGCAGGGAGGTGCGCGAGGTCCTGGAAGGCCCGGGCGGTCACGCCGTCCGCGACGACCACGGCGAGAGGCACACCGGCGACGCCGTGATCCTGTGCACCGGCGCCTGGCTCGGCGGACTCGTGCGCGAACTCGTCCCCGACCTGCCGGTGCGCCGCGTACGCCTCCAGATGATGCAGACCGCGCCGCTCGGCGAGCCGCTGACCACCTCCGTCGCCGACGCCGACAGCTTCCGCTACTACCCCGCCTACGCAGGCGACGCGCTGGACGCGCTGAACGCGGGCCAGGCGCAGGAGCCGGCCGCCGCCGCGCACAGGATGCAACTCCTCATGGTGCAGCGCGCGGACGGCGGACTGACCATCGGTGACACCCACGAATACGAGCACCCCTTCGCCTTCGACGTGACCGAGGAGCCCTACGACCACCTCACCCGGGTCGTGGAGTCCTTCCTCGGGCGGCCCCTGCCGGCGATCCGGCGCCGCTGGGCCGGGGTCTACGCCCAGTGCGTGGACACCACCCGCGTCGTGCACCGCCAGCGCGTGTCGGACGGGGTGTGGCTGGTGACCGGGCCCGGCGGACGCGGCATGACCTGCTCGCCCGCCATCGCCGAGCGGACCGCCAACGAGCTGGACTGGTAA
- a CDS encoding heme-degrading domain-containing protein, with amino-acid sequence MAGTGTPGDDVAALEAEQQRLTLRQFTYEDAWELGMLLRALAVERNAPVVIDVRHGARTVFRCALPGSSADNDAWIDRKRRVAERYGAPSFLVGARFRAKGTTFEEGSRLDPDSYAAHGGSYPVTVEGVGVVGTATVSGLPQAQDHALVARALGELLAGTRPRRDGS; translated from the coding sequence GTGGCCGGCACCGGCACACCCGGGGACGACGTGGCCGCCCTCGAAGCCGAGCAACAGCGCCTGACGCTGCGGCAGTTCACGTACGAGGACGCCTGGGAACTCGGGATGCTCCTGCGCGCGCTCGCCGTCGAGCGGAACGCGCCGGTCGTGATCGACGTACGGCACGGCGCCCGTACGGTGTTCCGCTGCGCGCTGCCCGGGTCGAGCGCCGACAACGACGCCTGGATCGACCGCAAGCGCCGGGTCGCCGAACGGTACGGGGCGCCGTCCTTCCTGGTCGGCGCCCGGTTCAGGGCCAAGGGCACGACGTTCGAAGAGGGGTCGCGCCTGGACCCCGACTCCTACGCCGCGCACGGGGGTTCGTACCCGGTGACGGTCGAGGGCGTCGGGGTCGTCGGGACGGCGACGGTCTCGGGCCTGCCCCAGGCGCAGGATCACGCCCTGGTGGCCAGGGCGCTCGGCGAACTGCTCGCCGGCACCCGGCCACGGCGGGACGGGTCCTAG
- a CDS encoding phosphonatase-like hydrolase, whose amino-acid sequence MTTATATAYNLVVLDMAGTTVADGGLVERAFASAADRLGVEPGSAEHATMLDHVRATMGESKISVFRHLFGDEDKARLANTAFEGAYASLVDAGHIAPVPGAREAVERLKAEGRTVVLSTGFARVTQDAILAALGWQDLVPLTLCPADAGGRGRPYPDLVLSAFLRTRAVDSVRAVAVAGDTSYDMLSGVRAGAGIVAGVLTGAHDRAALTEAGAGHVLASVAELPDLVAELEAAR is encoded by the coding sequence GTGACCACAGCCACCGCGACCGCCTACAACCTGGTCGTGCTCGACATGGCGGGCACCACCGTCGCCGACGGCGGACTCGTCGAGCGGGCCTTCGCGAGCGCGGCGGACCGCCTCGGCGTCGAGCCCGGTTCCGCCGAGCACGCCACCATGCTCGACCACGTCCGCGCCACCATGGGCGAGTCCAAGATCTCCGTCTTCCGCCACCTGTTCGGCGACGAGGACAAGGCGCGGCTCGCCAACACCGCCTTCGAGGGGGCCTACGCGAGCCTCGTCGACGCCGGGCACATCGCCCCCGTCCCCGGCGCCCGCGAGGCCGTCGAGCGGCTGAAGGCCGAGGGGCGCACCGTGGTCCTGTCCACCGGCTTCGCCCGCGTCACCCAGGACGCGATCCTCGCGGCGCTCGGCTGGCAGGACCTCGTCCCGCTCACGCTGTGCCCCGCCGACGCGGGCGGTCGCGGCCGCCCCTACCCCGACCTGGTGCTCAGCGCGTTCCTGCGGACCCGCGCCGTCGACTCGGTGCGCGCCGTCGCGGTGGCGGGCGACACCTCCTACGACATGCTCAGCGGCGTACGGGCGGGGGCGGGCATCGTCGCGGGCGTGCTGACCGGCGCCCACGACCGGGCGGCGCTCACCGAGGCGGGCGCCGGCCATGTGCTCGCGTCGGTTGCCGAACTACCGGACCTCGTAGCGGAGTTGGAGGCCGCGAGGTGA
- a CDS encoding ROK family transcriptional regulator codes for MNRSNTGVNLPALRHHNAALVLDLLRAAGERGISRLELAERTGLTPQAVSKITGRLRDEGTATEAGRRASTGGKPRTVLKLVPSAAHAIGLHLDRDELTAVLVDLAGTLVGARTVPLDLGEKPARVVEAAAAEAEALTGGRRVLGVGVAMPGPLDHAGGILHRVTGFPHWNGFPLRGALAERLGQKVFLDKDTNAAALGLALRDRTGDGSFAYLHLGSGLGAGLVLGGALHRGARTGAGEFGHQTILLGGPACGCGGRGCIEALCLAAVARGDIAAAARFLGVGAANLVGLLDIDEILLGGRTVTADQDTFVRGVSAVVEERARRGGAPAVPVLPAAGGPHAVAEGAAQLVLVPVFGRASVAGPGPRRESAAKRTDRSAATAH; via the coding sequence GTGAACAGGAGCAATACGGGTGTGAATCTGCCGGCGCTGCGCCATCACAACGCCGCGCTCGTCCTCGACCTGCTGCGCGCGGCGGGCGAGCGGGGCATCAGCAGACTGGAGCTGGCCGAGCGCACGGGGCTCACCCCCCAGGCGGTCAGCAAGATCACCGGGCGGCTGCGGGACGAGGGCACGGCCACCGAGGCGGGTCGGCGCGCCTCGACCGGGGGCAAGCCGCGCACCGTGCTCAAGTTGGTGCCCTCCGCCGCGCACGCGATCGGGCTCCATCTGGACCGCGATGAGCTGACGGCGGTCCTCGTCGACCTCGCGGGCACCCTGGTCGGCGCCAGGACCGTACCGCTGGACCTCGGCGAGAAGCCTGCCCGGGTGGTGGAGGCGGCCGCCGCCGAGGCCGAGGCGCTGACCGGCGGCCGGCGCGTGCTCGGCGTGGGCGTCGCCATGCCGGGCCCGCTCGACCACGCCGGCGGGATCCTGCACCGCGTCACCGGTTTCCCGCACTGGAACGGCTTCCCGCTGCGCGGCGCGCTCGCCGAACGGCTCGGCCAGAAGGTCTTCCTCGACAAGGACACCAACGCGGCCGCTCTGGGTCTCGCCCTGCGCGACCGCACCGGGGACGGCTCCTTCGCCTACCTCCACCTGGGCAGCGGGCTCGGCGCGGGGCTCGTGCTCGGCGGCGCGCTGCACCGGGGGGCCCGTACGGGGGCGGGCGAGTTCGGCCACCAGACGATCCTGCTCGGCGGGCCGGCGTGCGGGTGCGGGGGGCGCGGCTGCATCGAGGCGCTGTGCCTGGCGGCGGTCGCCCGGGGGGACATCGCGGCCGCCGCCCGCTTCCTCGGGGTGGGCGCGGCCAACCTCGTCGGGCTGCTCGACATCGACGAGATCCTGCTCGGCGGGCGTACGGTCACCGCCGACCAGGACACGTTCGTGCGGGGTGTGAGCGCGGTTGTCGAGGAGCGGGCCCGGCGCGGCGGGGCTCCGGCGGTCCCGGTCCTTCCGGCGGCCGGGGGCCCGCACGCGGTGGCCGAGGGCGCGGCCCAGCTGGTCCTCGTCCCCGTCTTCGGCCGCGCGAGCGTGGCCGGGCCGGGGCCCCGGCGGGAGAGCGCGGCGAAGCGCACTGACAGGAGCGCGGCGACGGCGCACTGA
- a CDS encoding choice-of-anchor A family protein, with protein MVYPDHNNGPLAGRDNNINIFVGGDFLVRQAAAEAEGKVVVLGNFDQHKAAGVSQIYNVGVAGVGSRVPPDNGTDFLTTGKDVTVAPGQRLLAEEGSTFGVVRHGGALSGTVRPRAVQDDDAAAPYARLRPSLAAASHCYAYVDGKPRPATGTARNNGNETLFTGDGTSAIQVFNVDFDLISSGGGAQGYLFTGIPAGATVLVNLTGEAREINTYMGTLPPALRDRLLWNFPDAGTVRLRGSGQFSGSVLVGNADSTTTVTLPGVNGRFFTVGSLIHTSVVGGGGGQEFHAYPFNGDLPSCRGEEPEPSPTPPTPTPEPPTPTPEPPTPTPEPPTPTPEPPTPTPEPPTPTPEPPTPTPEPPTPTPEPPTPTPEPPTPTPEPPTPTPSPTDSEETTTGGTTGGTNGGDTGGTNGGNSGGDTGGTNGGDTGGDTGGTNGGTTGGDSGGNSGGSDSGGYGTDGGSNGGGELPDTGTPSDTMVLYGGLAVALVAAGGVTYVVTRKPKGLG; from the coding sequence GTGGTCTACCCCGATCACAACAACGGGCCGCTCGCCGGGCGGGACAACAACATCAACATCTTCGTCGGCGGGGACTTCCTCGTGCGGCAGGCCGCCGCCGAGGCCGAGGGAAAGGTCGTCGTCCTCGGCAACTTCGACCAGCACAAGGCGGCCGGTGTCTCCCAGATCTACAACGTCGGCGTCGCCGGCGTCGGCTCCCGCGTGCCGCCGGACAACGGCACCGACTTCCTGACCACCGGCAAGGACGTCACTGTCGCCCCCGGCCAACGCCTCCTCGCCGAAGAGGGGTCCACCTTCGGCGTCGTACGCCACGGCGGGGCGCTCAGCGGCACCGTCCGGCCCCGGGCCGTGCAGGACGACGACGCGGCCGCCCCGTACGCCCGGCTCAGGCCGAGCCTCGCCGCAGCCAGCCACTGTTACGCCTACGTGGACGGCAAGCCGAGGCCTGCCACCGGCACCGCGCGCAACAACGGCAACGAGACGCTGTTCACCGGCGACGGAACGTCCGCGATCCAGGTGTTCAACGTCGACTTCGACCTCATCTCCTCGGGCGGCGGCGCGCAGGGGTACTTGTTCACCGGGATCCCCGCCGGGGCCACCGTCCTGGTCAACCTCACCGGTGAGGCGCGCGAGATCAACACGTACATGGGTACGCTCCCGCCCGCTCTGCGCGACCGGCTGTTGTGGAACTTCCCCGACGCCGGGACGGTCCGGCTGCGCGGCAGCGGGCAGTTCTCCGGCAGCGTTCTGGTCGGCAACGCCGACAGCACCACCACGGTCACGCTGCCCGGCGTCAACGGGCGCTTCTTCACGGTTGGTTCGCTCATCCACACCTCCGTGGTGGGGGGTGGGGGCGGGCAGGAGTTCCACGCCTATCCCTTCAACGGGGACCTGCCCAGCTGCCGGGGCGAGGAGCCGGAGCCCTCACCGACCCCGCCCACCCCGACGCCGGAGCCCCCGACCCCCACACCGGAGCCTCCGACGCCCACGCCGGAACCCCCCACTCCCACACCGGAGCCCCCCACTCCGACCCCCGAACCTCCTACGCCAACTCCCGAACCCCCGACTCCGACCCCCGAGCCGCCGACTCCGACCCCCGAGCCTCCGACTCCGACCCCCGAACCGCCCACTCCGACCCCCGAGCCGCCGACTCCGACCCCGAGCCCCACGGACTCCGAGGAGACGACCACCGGCGGAACCACGGGCGGCACGAACGGCGGTGACACCGGTGGCACGAACGGTGGCAACTCCGGCGGTGACACCGGTGGCACGAACGGCGGCGACACCGGCGGTGACACCGGTGGCACGAACGGCGGCACCACCGGTGGGGATTCCGGTGGGAATTCCGGCGGCAGCGACTCCGGCGGGTACGGCACGGACGGCGGGAGCAACGGCGGCGGTGAGCTCCCCGACACCGGTACGCCCTCCGACACGATGGTCCTGTACGGCGGACTCGCCGTGGCCCTCGTCGCGGCCGGCGGCGTCACCTATGTCGTGACCCGCAAGCCCAAGGGCCTGGGTTAG
- a CDS encoding Gfo/Idh/MocA family oxidoreductase, translated as MNAGNATTTGTAANPGTAANPGTAGSPGTTANPGTAGSRKSAHPTAELRVGLVGYGLAGSVFHAPLIAATEGLVLDTVVTSSPERQAQARAEHGERLCFAGSPEELYDAGLDLVVIASPNKTHVPIATGALKAGLPVVVDKPLAGTAAEARELAALAEERGLLLSVFQNRRWDNDFLTLERLLADGELGEVQRFESRFERWRPQPKGGWRESGDPTEIGGLLYDLGSHVVDQALVLFGPALRVYAEADVRRPGAQADDDTFIAITHANGVRSHLYVSATTAQLGPRMRVLGSSAGYVKYGLDPQEAALREGRRPSADEPWGVEPESLWGRVGSGDSPLTGGGCPVPTEPGDYPAYYAAIAKALREGGEPPVTAHEAAAALDVLEAARRSAREGVTVEVAL; from the coding sequence ATGAACGCCGGTAACGCCACGACCACCGGGACCGCCGCGAACCCAGGGACCGCCGCGAACCCCGGGACCGCCGGGAGCCCAGGGACCACCGCGAACCCCGGGACCGCCGGGAGCCGGAAGAGCGCGCACCCGACCGCCGAGCTCCGCGTGGGACTTGTGGGCTACGGCCTGGCCGGCTCCGTCTTCCACGCCCCGCTGATCGCCGCGACCGAGGGCCTGGTCCTCGACACGGTCGTCACCTCCAGCCCTGAGCGGCAGGCGCAGGCCCGCGCCGAGCACGGCGAGCGGCTGTGCTTCGCGGGCAGCCCCGAGGAGCTGTACGACGCGGGGCTCGACCTCGTCGTGATCGCCTCGCCCAACAAGACGCACGTGCCGATCGCGACCGGCGCGCTCAAGGCCGGCCTTCCCGTCGTCGTGGACAAGCCGCTGGCCGGCACCGCGGCCGAGGCGCGCGAGCTCGCCGCCCTCGCCGAGGAGCGCGGTCTGCTGCTCTCGGTCTTCCAGAACCGCCGCTGGGACAACGACTTCCTGACCCTGGAGCGGCTGCTGGCGGACGGCGAACTCGGCGAGGTCCAGCGCTTCGAGTCACGCTTCGAGCGGTGGCGGCCGCAGCCCAAGGGCGGCTGGCGCGAGTCCGGTGACCCGACGGAGATCGGCGGGCTCCTGTACGACCTGGGCAGCCACGTCGTCGACCAGGCGCTCGTCCTGTTCGGCCCGGCGCTGCGCGTCTACGCGGAGGCCGACGTGCGCCGCCCCGGCGCCCAGGCCGACGACGACACCTTCATCGCGATCACGCACGCGAACGGCGTCCGCTCCCACCTGTACGTCAGCGCGACCACGGCCCAACTCGGCCCGCGCATGCGCGTGTTGGGCTCCTCGGCGGGTTACGTGAAGTACGGGCTCGACCCGCAGGAGGCGGCCCTGCGCGAGGGCAGGCGTCCCTCGGCGGACGAGCCGTGGGGGGTGGAACCCGAGTCGCTGTGGGGCCGGGTCGGCAGCGGAGACTCCCCGTTGACCGGCGGCGGATGCCCCGTGCCGACGGAGCCCGGCGACTACCCGGCGTACTACGCGGCGATCGCCAAGGCCCTGCGCGAGGGCGGCGAACCGCCGGTCACCGCGCACGAGGCGGCGGCCGCCCTCGACGTCCTGGAGGCGGCCCGGCGCTCGGCCCGCGAGGGCGTGACGGTGGAGGTGGCGCTGTGA
- a CDS encoding fumarylacetoacetate hydrolase family protein — protein MKLLRVGDAGAERPALLDADGTLRDLSGLVTDIDGDLLADEFALDRIRAAAGAGVLPALADAGVRVGPPVAGIGKVVCIGLNYHDHAAETGAATPAEPVVFLKAADTVVGPDDTVLVPRGSVKTDWEVELAIVVGRTARYVGEDEDALAYVAGYAVSHDVSEREFQLERGGTWDKGKNCETFNPLGPWLVTRDEVPDPQALSLRLWVNGELKQDGSTAGQIFSVAEVVRYVSRFMTLYPGDVINTGTPAGVAMGQAEPKPYLREGDVVELEVAGLGRQRQVLKGA, from the coding sequence ATGAAGCTGTTGCGCGTAGGCGACGCCGGTGCGGAACGTCCGGCGCTGCTCGACGCCGACGGGACCCTGCGGGACCTGTCCGGCCTGGTGACGGACATCGACGGCGACCTGCTCGCCGACGAGTTCGCCCTGGACCGGATACGGGCCGCGGCCGGCGCCGGGGTGCTGCCCGCGCTCGCTGATGCCGGGGTGCGCGTCGGGCCGCCGGTGGCGGGGATCGGGAAGGTCGTGTGCATCGGGCTGAACTACCACGACCACGCCGCCGAGACCGGCGCGGCGACGCCCGCCGAGCCCGTCGTCTTCCTCAAGGCGGCCGACACGGTGGTCGGGCCCGACGACACGGTGCTCGTGCCGCGCGGGTCGGTCAAGACCGACTGGGAGGTCGAGCTGGCCATCGTCGTCGGGCGCACCGCGCGGTATGTGGGCGAGGACGAGGACGCGCTGGCGTACGTCGCCGGGTACGCGGTGTCGCACGACGTGTCCGAGCGGGAGTTCCAGCTGGAGCGCGGCGGCACGTGGGACAAGGGCAAGAACTGCGAGACGTTCAACCCGCTCGGGCCGTGGCTGGTCACCCGGGACGAGGTGCCCGACCCGCAGGCGCTGTCGCTGAGGCTCTGGGTCAACGGCGAGCTGAAGCAGGACGGGTCGACGGCGGGGCAGATCTTCTCCGTGGCAGAGGTCGTGCGGTACGTCAGCCGGTTCATGACGCTGTACCCGGGGGACGTCATCAACACGGGTACGCCTGCGGGGGTGGCCATGGGGCAGGCCGAGCCCAAGCCGTACCTCCGGGAGGGGGACGTGGTGGAGCTTGAGGTTGCCGGGCTCGGGCGGCAGCGGCAGGTGTTGAAGGGGGCGTAG
- a CDS encoding GntR family transcriptional regulator encodes MAHQNDSLPGYPENQAPGAPVRSGIPEHGRIPKYYLVKAQVSLLIDELGEGGLLPAERDLALRYEVARETVRLALRELVLEGRLRRQGRGTVVAGPKLEQPLSLASYTEGVRRQGRKPGRHLITLERFPCPPALADETGLRRGEPVWHMERVLLADDERVGLESTYASVARMPDLEAEFAPDSSFYAYLRDRLGVTLGDVDERIETVLATPREALLIGTPPALPMLLIHRVSRDARGLPLERVRTLYRGDRFSFTTHLDASARP; translated from the coding sequence GTGGCACACCAGAACGACTCCCTGCCCGGCTACCCCGAGAACCAGGCACCCGGCGCCCCCGTCCGCTCCGGCATCCCCGAGCACGGGCGCATCCCCAAGTACTACCTCGTCAAGGCCCAAGTGTCCCTGCTCATCGACGAGTTGGGGGAGGGCGGCCTGCTGCCGGCCGAGCGTGATCTGGCCCTGCGCTACGAGGTTGCCCGTGAGACGGTGCGGCTCGCGCTGCGCGAGCTGGTCCTGGAGGGAAGGCTGCGGCGCCAGGGCCGGGGCACGGTGGTGGCGGGGCCCAAGCTGGAACAGCCCCTGTCGCTGGCCAGCTACACCGAGGGCGTACGCCGTCAGGGGCGCAAACCCGGGCGGCATCTCATCACGCTCGAACGCTTCCCCTGCCCGCCCGCGCTCGCCGACGAGACCGGGCTGCGGCGGGGGGAGCCGGTGTGGCACATGGAGCGGGTGCTGCTCGCGGACGACGAGCGGGTGGGGCTGGAGAGTACGTATGCCTCGGTGGCCCGCATGCCGGATCTGGAGGCGGAGTTCGCGCCGGACTCCTCCTTCTACGCCTATCTGCGCGACCGGCTCGGCGTGACCCTCGGCGATGTCGACGAACGCATCGAGACGGTGCTGGCCACGCCTCGGGAGGCGCTGCTCATCGGTACGCCGCCGGCGTTGCCGATGCTGCTGATTCACCGGGTTTCGCGGGATGCACGGGGGTTGCCGCTGGAGCGGGTGCGGACGCTGTACCGGGGGGACCGGTTCTCTTTCACCACGCACCTGGACGCGAGCGCCCGCCCCTGA